A stretch of Anoplolepis gracilipes chromosome 12, ASM4749672v1, whole genome shotgun sequence DNA encodes these proteins:
- the Htt gene encoding huntingtin isoform X1, which yields MAHLNNVLKAVETLNALRESEVSSDFGARKEKISCCTIIVEGICSPTVRQNPKFPQILTATIETLLSLCNDNESDVRMVADESLNKIIRAMVDSNIVKIQIELYNEIKRNGPARILRAALWRFGLLSHMIRPSRGKAYVSNLIPCIVIIAHRSEDTVIETLSQSLPLIFKVLGPFMTDKDVKSLLKAFFENISSPQAAFRRAAANMILTTCINCRKPQFFLNYVLNYLLDIMMSTRNTEDYSFTTIIGGFGCLRVILPYICKPLEPQEVETQQIDSLLHIYELCLHYTKWHSDHNVINAALETLAQLLKMPPKSLVSVLLSSEGITQSRIMLNQNACAPSLGQMSISSASTAYGGNSDSILNLMHEPDVPEITPNIEKWIADTEADLPATCNPQTQNECGASNVAEMKEKISESYCGLKIGAINKDEVTEEGSDIESEIEKSEKTPYPSLQSERSKEEDYSEEAALSFASPKKSFLEFALYEADIGSFTDPDMPVKFCCRYLVSSFLLAGKPGHLVSDKLFRVSVKSLSLTCVGYILKLYPHLFTMTVAKESSCNETNQLITDILLFANHSDPQIRGNVAMIIGIFLKSVFVQYGGSFQNFETECSLQKGHKSASLGDLIKLLLNGLNDDSATTCRQTLDALNLCLSELLDSSNEHGLAILTVLPKLVKNPYFLVKVKLVDLLSKLSYITIEHITGQSLYQEHFIDVIIALLGDQDQRVRHAASVAIVKSIPYLYFRHPQEDTVTRKATQYTQQFLNTVTSSISELSSYQDKHKPFVNTSVKPFIFLNHSNDIKYDSSVEYSLSRIVNILTEILTVHSSKYLIYGCCETLFRLSETYPTTIYARGWDCILTKTLPKKSKKSNDRSDTSDISFANEMISSPVSNGLLSLTLPLLTSSTISLDLSTHRHLILLAGNLASGLVVCNYKTGSDPTKLWNMCKDRYMELLLTHITRVLNIFVHVVDEVQLIQASTKPVFSSLSSTQTLSPKKKIASEQKSKEKEREKISLRIGKEHVGTFIGIPHYMRIHDILKAAHSNYLVTLQHEASEMYVSLLNAMLDVLSQILEIASVHEASKIAEEVLCYLKTTVVLSPTATVRCVQQLLKCLFGTNVCAQWSELDLQKSTDRCGTMRDDIGGFYNQCFQYPARQMANTIKCIGNNCRGENEPDTGWIGLLRRKGDRKFSSVFKTLARSSDQKTSVASFIRLFEPMVIKSLKQYTVTSNIALQCQVLMLLSQLVQLKVNYCLLDSDKIFIGFVLKQFEFIEEGHIQQTKDLLPKIFNFLVHLSYEKNHSKAIIGIPKIIQLCDGLMASGQPAITHCIPALAPVIEDIFLIRNGTSSVVEQRELETTRDVLIAMLLRLVEYHEVVELLALCLAESRFSGDGNGEEKWRRWSRLTMDTVLPILAAGKLRIESERAHVALVKLFAAVSPTVFRPVDPLLKILFTASISTTASNLNLKRWLGMINVVLLTLISCAKEEAMLARLLDLNVDVTDVSHLFSPHQCSDSSSSSHECSTDPLNVLSIQSRQVPPEHILARFMFKVINLISTKVFNLLGLINHKSTDPFVGFSDYADDDYLVHQFAFFLQLCIHMFESGSHCKVANATMQMIQGRNVSDEEKLLVDDLNCLMLGIGSVCPTVTCQWAYLMILLGYNEMSFWSKVLGTGESTDYIVVHPRPSEKKITYDHNDGINIQIVRRGGIILFCDYICENLNDVEPLTWLLVNHIEEAVDIAVESPVRDLLTTAIHRNPAASGLLVQAIATKCTDLSRPSFIKRLLQCIEGAHHSQSGAVIMTLIPRLLSTKYLALSRMATKIASRRVEILLTTGAEEAIDQLSKDDLVKIMDTLQTTKLARKHGGLVSLLNKLAVQYYDLSPLELDQCRPFNPSTVKSIQLDRNWFLLQVRLRCCHASAGNNPMELAQLLKDLDFDDCLSVLSCKEFNLKILKHCIILGVRLSVEKCQELEFGQAQCEKDFHFNANPLYIAAKQCLLEHIHYICELVPRPHQIYNPEAEGNSSGKELKYAARFSELLSDPLYWEILFTIIPTVKIYMKTLPKLAKYNVAKIDVRFEEDIAKFSMLCLELAHWMIYSDKRNLRKLKPHDMNLALSCAAEILRHASPSKIFGDSTRYTWVCSAAISLTRVVENVLTTMGPLPVVDLQALEPALQDDVTKDYARACIQMASIVTWLEKRQVEEGFSTKDIPPYLFNTIKSLVISVSRQPLINSYILTPPLVWKRGSGHTVGSGPTKCYFPLLSSESNLLQEVDILEQFIYRVNLLGWISRSQFEEIWMAFLSVLNFPQNENTSKEDITALIQASGLAVQAITRLLLQTLLLPCPGNPDASLLIHHPRDPQLSVHKVSSQKLYAIQELLLWKYEYMNDAEGKNSLGLDHIFRRGNLERTAMTSDRFTYSQLSVSYLWSLCNLYEDKLNTSVLDLRNRRNDALMSASLDLDSCLRFLIEHYTIWISPQAKTPVQLLTEIVKSILAISELFLERSQYQWMLDVCLEVSRIHPTENAILHQYLAISTCKAAAVLTPLDLDTLDKVRRIVDVNLKSGFLASRVSALHGSLYLLQSAVLTKCEETMNIIHPLAIEYIQKHIDSQDSNSISSQSEEHQRIMWALVFFLLEHAEDTPPDAEAPAVLELVLSLVTSQNLSYGLHQMLLQGLERLVATKSVVGKVAEQIVKIAIDRLKQPSPLLALPALQLLLTCMYTEAADRLNRPGVEEPLPDVEPETLVRSIERISAIFDKIRKGHPMEVEVLCTVLSSILGDFFPPSEILTKVIGEFLSPQQPHPRLLSAVVFKVCEKACTCTEMELLQDWVVFSLPNFIQSLPMAMSTWCLSCFFISASTNHWLRALFPYVQSRIGKYEYEDKKMLYIAASDFYHKLSKESQKKAFVETFETAAKEPGTPFSDILASF from the exons ATGGCTCACTTGAATAATGTATTGAAAGCCGTAGAAACATTAAATGCGCTGCGAGAATCGGAGGTCTCGTCGGATTTCGGAGCCAg GAAAGAGAAGATATCATGTTGCACGATCATCGTTGAGGGGATATGTTCGCCAACTGTCAGACAGAATCCCAAGTTTCCACAAATTCTTACTGCTACCATTGAAACCCTGCTGTCATTGTGTAATGACAATGAATCGGATGTCAGAATGGTCGCGGATGAatctcttaataaaattataagg gcAATGGTTGACAGTAACATCGTTAAGATACAGATAGAGCTttacaatgaaataaaaagaaatggacCTGCACGTATATTAAGGGCTGCTCTTTGGAGATTTGGCTTACTAAGTCATATGATACGTCCCTCAAGGGGTAAAGCTTATGTATCAAATCTGATACCATGTATAGTAATCATTGCACATCGATCTGAAGATACTGTGATTGAAACATTATCGCAATCATTACCATTAATTTTCAAAGTGTTAGGACCTTTTATGACAGACAAGGACGTGAAG AGCTTGCTAAAAGCATTCTTTGAAAACATTTCCTCTCCTCAAGCAGCTTTTCGTAGGGCAGCGGCAAACATGATTTTGACaacatgtataaattgcaGAAAACCAcagttctttttaaattatgtattaaattatctattag ATATAATGATGTCAACGAGAAACACTGAAGATTATTCATTTACTACTATTATAGGGGGATTTGGCTGCCTAAGAGTGATTTTACCTTACATATGTAAACCTTTGGAGCCTCAAGAGGTTGAAACGCAACAGATAGACAGTctgttacatatttatgaattgTGTTTACATTACACAAAATGGCATTCCGAtcataatgttataaatgcaGCTTTAGAGACCCTGGCGCAATTGTTAAAAATGCCTCCAAAGTCATTAGTATCCGTTTTATTGTCCTCAGAAGGCATAACTCAAAGCAGGATAATGTTGAATCAAAATGCGTGCGCTCCTTCACTGGGTCAAATGAGTATTTCCAGCGCGAGTACCGCTTATGGCGGAAATTCCGATTCCATCTTGAATTTGATGCACGAACCTGATGTTCCAGAGATTACTCCAAATATAGAAAAGTGGATTGCAGATACAGAAGCAGATTTGCCAGCCACATGTAATCCACAAACGCAGAACGAATGTGGAGCGAGCAATGTGGCAGAGATGAAGGAAAAGATATCGGAAAGTTATTGCGGTCTGAAAATCGGAGCTATTAATA AGGATGAAGTTACGGAAGAAGGTAGCGATATCGAAAGCGAGATTGAAAAGTCCGAGAAAACACCGTATCCGAGTTTGCAAAGTGAACGATCGAAGGAGGAAGATTACTCTGAGGAGGCCGCTCTGTCCTTTGCTTCCCCTAAGAAATCTTTTTTGGAGTTCGCGTTGTACGAAGCGGATATCGGAAGTTTTACAGACCCGGATATGCCTGTCAAGTTTTGTTGCCGTTACCTGGTGTCGTCTTTCTTGCTGGCGGGCAAACCCGGGCATTTAGTGTCGGACAAGTTGTTTCGTGTTAGCGTcaagtctctctctctaacaTGTGTGGGTTACATCTTGAAGCTTTACCCGCATTTGTTTACGATGACTGTGGCCAAAGAGTCAAGCTgcaatgagacgaatcaattgattACAGACATTTTGCTGTTTGCCAATCATTCAGATCCTCAAATCAGGGGCAATGTAGCTATGATAATTGGAATCTTTTTGAAGTCTGTGTTTGTCCAGTATGGCGGTTCCTTCCAGAACTTTGAAACGGAATGTTCACTTCAGAAAGGACATAAAAGCGCATCATTAGGAGACTTGataaagttacttttaaat GGTCTGAATGATGATTCTGCAACAACTTGTCGTCAAACATTGGATGCATTGAACCTCTGCTTATCAGAGTTATTAGATTCCAGCAATGAACATGGTCTTGCGATCTTGACTGTATTGCcaaaacttgtaaaaaatccatattttctggtaaaagtaaaattagttGATTTGTTGagtaaattatcttatattacgATAGAACACATAACGGGACAATCGTTATATCAAGAGCACTTTATCGATGTTATAATAGCGTTATTAGGCGATCAAGACCAAAGAGTGAGACACGCCGCGTCGGTTGCCATTGTTAA gAGTAttccttatttatatttccgaCATCCTCAAGAGGACACGGTCACGAGAAAGGCTACGCAATATACTCAACAATTTCTAAACACTGTAACATCAAGTATCTCGGAACTGTCGTCCTATCAGGACAAACATAAGCCATTCGTGAATACGTCTGTCAAgccctttatatttttaaatcatagtAACGACATAAAGTACGACTCCAGTGTGGAATATTCTCTCTCACgtatagttaatattttaacggaGATATTGACGGTACATTCCTCAAAATATCTCATTTATGGATGCTGCGAGACTCTCTTCCGCTTGAGCGAGACTTACCCGACCACGATTTACGCGAGAGGATGGGATTGTATTCTAACGAAGACACTGCCGAAAAAATCTAAGAAGAGTAACGACCGTTCGGACACGAGCGACATTAGTTTTGCCAACGAGATGATTTCATCTCCGGTGAGCAATGGTCTCTTATCTTTGACATTGCCCTTATTAACGTCATCGACCATTAGCTTGGATCTGTCCACCCATCGACATCTGATTCTTCTCGCCGGCAATCTGGCCTCTGGATTGGTCGTTTGCAATTATAAGACCGGCAGCGACCCGACAAAACTCTGGAATATGTGCAAGGACAGATACATGGAATTGCTGTTGACGCACATTACGAGAGTCCTTAACATCTTCGTCCATGTTGTCGACGAGGTGCAACTGATACAGGCCAGTACCAAGCCCGTATTTTCATCTTTATCGTCCACGCAAACGTTAtcgccgaaaaaaaaaatcgcgtcGGAGCAAAAGTCgaaggagaaggagagggAGAAAATCAGTTTGAGAATCGGAAAGGAGCATGTGGGAACCTTCATAGGCATACCGCATTACATGAGAATACACGACATTTTGAAAGCGGCGCATTCCAATTATTTGGTAACTCTACAGCACGAGGCCAGCGAGATGTACGTTTCTCTACTGAACGCGATGCTGGACGTTCTCTCTCAGATCCTCGAAATCGCGTCCGTCCACGAAGCGAGCAAAATAGCGGAGGAGGTATTGTGTTACCTGAAAACCACCGTCGTACTGTCGCCGACGGCGACGGTCCGATGCGTGCAGCAGTTGTTGAAATGTCTATTCGGTACAAATGTGTGCGCGCAGTGGAGCGAGCTGGACCTTCAAAAGAGTACGGATCGGTGTGGTACGATGCGAGATGACATAGGAGGCTTTTACAATCAGTGCTTTCAGTATCCCGCCAGGCAAATGGCAAATACGATCAAATGCATCGGGAACAATTGCAGGGGTGAAAACGAGCCAGACACCGG GTGGATAGGATTGTTACGCAGAAAAGGCGATCGGAAATTTTCGTCGGTTTTTAAGACTCTGGCCCGTTCTTCGGATCAAAAGACGTCGGTGGCGTCATTTATTCGGCTCTTTGAACCGATGGTTATAAAGTCTTTGAAACAATACACTGTTACAAGTAACATTGCGTTGCAGTGCCAAGTTTTGATGCTACTGAGTCAACTGGTTCAACTCAAGGTCAATTACTGTCTATTAGattctgataaaatattcattggaTTCGTGTTGAAGCAATTTGAATTTATCGAAGAGGGTCATATACAACAGACCAAAGATCTTCTGCCGAAGATATTCAATTTCTTGGTACACTTATCTTATGAGAAGAATCACTCGAAAGCGATAATAGGCATACCGAAGATAATTCAGTTATGTGATGGTCTGATGGCAAGCGGACAACCGGCGATCACGCATTGTATACCTGCGCTCGCGCCCGTTATCGAAGATATATTCCTCATTCGCAACGGAACCTCGAGCGTGGTCGAGCAGCGAGAATTAGAAACAACAAGAGACGTGCTGATAGCTATGCTGTTGCGTCTGGTAGAGTATCACGAGGTAGTCGAGCTTTTAGCGTTGTGTCTTGCCGAATCCAGATTCAGCGGTGACGGTAACGGTGAGGAGAAATGGCGAAGATGGTCCAGACTGACTATGGACACTGTGCTTCCGATATTGGCCGCCGGAAAACTTAGGATAGAATCCGAGAGAGCGCATGTCGCGTTGGTGAAGTTATTTGCGGCTGTCTCGCCTACGGTTTTCCGACCAGTGGATCCTCTTCTGAAGATACTGTTCACTGCATCGATATCCACAACAGCTTCAAATTTGAACCTGAAGCGGTGGCTGGGCATGATCAACGTCGTACTGCTCACGTTGATTTCTTGCGCGAAGGAAGAGGCTATGCTAGCGCGTCTCTTGGATCTCAATGTAGATGTGACAGACGTGTCGCATCTATTCTCGCCACATCAATGCTCTGActcctcctcttcttcccACGAATGTTCCACGGATCCTTTGAACGTCTTGAGCATCCAATCGCGCCAAGTGCCACCCGAACATATATTAGCTAGATTTATGTTCAAAGTGATCAACCTGATAAGCACAAAGGTGTTCAATCTGCTTGGACTGATTAATCACAAGTCTACGGATCCTTTCGTCGGTTTCTCCGATTACGCGGACGACGATTACTTGGTGCATCAGTTTGCGTTCTTCCTACAATTGTGCATTCACATGTTCGAATCCGGCAGCCATTGCAAAGTAGCAAATGCGACAATGCAAATGATTCAAGGACGAAATGTATCCGATGAAGAAAAATTGCTCGTCGATGACTTAAATTGTTTGATGCTCGGCATCGGAAGTGTGTGTCCGACGGTGACGTGTCAGTGGGCTTATCTGATGATCCTGTTGGGCTACAACGAGATGTCCTTCTGGTCAAAGGTGTTGGGTACCGGTGAGAGCACCGATTACATCGTCGTACACCCTCGGCCGAGTGAGAAGAAAATTACGTACGATCACAACGATGGTATAAACATCCAGATTGTCAGAAGAGGGGGAATCATATTATTCTGTGATTACATATGCGAGAATCTCAACGACGTGGAACCGTTGACGTGGTTGTTGGTCAATCATATAGAAGAAGCCGTTGACATAGCCGTCGAATCTCCAGTAAGAGATCTGCTAACCACGGCCATACACAGAAACCCGGCAGCCAGCGGGCTATTGGTGCAAGCGATAGCGACCAAATGTACGGATCTGTCACGCCCCAGTTTTATAAAGCGTTTGTTACAGTGCATCGAGGGTGCGCATCACTCCCAGAGCGGCGCGGTTATAATGACTTTGATACCGCGACTCTTGTCTACCAAGTACCTCGCTTTATCGAGAATGGCGACGAAAATTGCCAGCCGTAGAGTGGAGATACTGTTAACCACCGGCGCGGAGGAGGCGATCGATCAATTGTCGAAGGACGATCTCGTGAAGATTATGGATACCCTGCAAACTACCAAGTTAGCCAGAAAACATGGCGGCTTGGTCAGCCTGTTGAACAAGCTGGCTGTACAATATTACGACCTGTCGCCGTTGGAACTCGACCAGTGCAGACCGTTCAATCCGTCCACCGTGAAGAGTATTCAGTTGGATCGGAATTGGTTCTTGTTGCAGGTGAGATTACGATGCTGCCACGCCAGCGCCGGCAACAATCCTATGGAATTGGCGCAGTTACTCAAGGATTTGGATTTTGACGATTGCTTGAGCGTTCTCTCCTGCAAGGAGtttaatctgaaaattttgaaacactGTATAATATTGGGAGTTAGACTCAGCGTTGAGAAATGCCAAGAGTTGGAATTCGGACAGGCACAATGCGAGAAGGATTTTCATTTTAACGCGAACCCTCTGTACATCGCTGCCAAACAATGTCTGCTGGAACACATTCATTATATCTGTGAACTCGTGCCGAGGCCGCATCAGATATACAATCCGGAAGCGGAAGGGAACAGCAGTGGTAAGGAACTGAAATATGCCGCTAGATTTTCCGAACTGCTGAGTGACCCTCTGTACTGGGAGATTCTGTTCACGATAATCCCGACCGTCAAGATTTACATGAAGACATTACCGAAACTGGCCAAGTACAACGTAGCGAAGATCGATGTGAGATTTGAGGAGGATATCGCCAAGTTTTCTATGCTGTGTCTCGAGTTGGCACACTGGATGATTTATTCCGACAAACGGAACCTTCGTAAATTGAAGCCGCACGATATGAACCTCGCATTGAGCTGTGCGGCCGAGATCTTGAGACACGCCTCTCCAAGTAAAATTTTCGGGGACAGCACGCGTTACACCTGGGTTTGTTCCGCGGCGATCTCTCTGACAAGAGTCGTGGAGAATGTATTGACGACCATGGGTCCTTTACCAGTTGTGGATTTGCAGGCGTTGGAACCGGCTCTCCAAGACGATGTCACGAAAGATTACGCTCGAGCTTGCATCCAGATGGCATCGATAGTAACCTGGCTGGAGAAGCGTCAGGTGGAGGAAGGCTTCTCCACGAAAGACATTCCACCGTACTTGTTTAACACGATAAAATCGCTCGTTATTAGCGTAAGCCGTCAGCCGTTGATCAATTCTTACATTCTGACTCCACCATTGGTGTGGAAACGCGGGTCAGGTCACACTGTGGGCTCGGGTCCCACCAAGTGCTACTTCCCGCTATTATCATCTGAGTCCAATCTTTTGCAAGAGGTGGATATTTTGGAGCAATTTATTTATCGGGTCAATTTACTAGGCTGGATCTCGAGGTCACAATTCGAGGAGATCTGGATGGCATTCTTGAGCGTTCTCAATTTCCCGCAGAACGAAAACACGTCCAAGGAGGACATAACAGCTTTGATCCAGGCGAGCGGTTTGGCAGTTCAGGCGATAACGAGACTGCTGTTGCAAACGTTGCTGCTACCGTGTCCTGGCAATCCCGACGCCAGCCTTCTGATTCATCATCCACGAGATCCGCAGCTCTCCGTTCACAAAGTCAGTTCTCAGAAACTGTACGCGATACAGGAGTTACTCTTGTGGAAATATGAATACATGAACGACGCGGAAGGGAAAAACAGCTTGGGATTGGATCACATATTCCGCAGAGGAAACTTAGAGAGAACCGCAATGACATCCGACAGATTCACGTACAGCCAACTGTCAGTTTCCTACTTATGGTCACTGTGTAATTTATACGAGGACAAGTTGAACACTTCCGTTCTCGACCTGAGAAACAGAAGAAACGACGCACTGATGTCCGCCTCGCTCGATCTAGATTCCTGCTTGCGTTTCTTGATCGAGCATTACACCATCTGGATATCACCGCAGGCCAAGACACCGGTACAACTGTTGACGGAGATCGTTAAATCCATTCTGGCGATCTCGGAACTCTTTTTGGAGAGATCGCAGTATCAATGGATGTTGGACGTGTGTCTGGAAGTCTCGAGGATACATCCGACGGAGAATGCGATTCTACATCAATATCTGGCAATTTCTACGTGCAAAGCCGCTGCTGTTTTAACACCGTTG GATTTGGATACCTTGGATAAGGTGAGACGCATAGTGGATGTTAATTTAAAGTCTGGATTTCTGGCCTCCAGAGTTTCCGCCCTTCATGGCTCTCTGTATCTGCTGCAAAGCGCAGTGCTAACCAAATGCGAGGAAACGATGAATATCATACATCCTCTAGCCATCGAATATATACAGAAGCACATTGACTCGCAAGATTCAAATAG CATTTCGAGTCAGAGCGAGGAGCATCAGAGAATAATGTGGGCTCTGGTATTCTTCCTGCTGGAACACGCAGAGGATACGCCGCCGGACGCGGAAGCACCGGCCGTGTTGGAATTAGTCCTTTCTCTAGTCACCTCTCAGAATCTTTCTTACGGTTTACATCAAATGCTGCTGCAG GGTCTCGAGAGGCTCGTGGCAACGAAAAGCGTAGTCGGCAAGGTCGCTGAACAGATTGTCAAAATCGCGATAGACCGGCTAAAGCAACCGAGCCCGTTGCTGGCGCTACCGGCGCTGCAGCTTCTGCTGACATGCATGTACACGGAGGCGGCCGACCGTTTGAATCGTCCCGGTGTCGAGGAACCATTGCCGGACGTGGAGCCGGAGACACTAGTCCGATCTATAGAACGTATATCCGCGATATTCGACAAGATCCGCAAAGGTCATCCCATGGAGGTGGAGGTGCTGTGCACGGTTCTGTCGAGTATTCTCGGTGACTTCTTCCCGCCGTCGGAGATCTTGACCAAAGTCATAGGAGAATTTCTGTCCCCGCAACAACCCCATCCGAGATTGCTCTCCGCCGTTGTCTTTAAA GTTTGCGAGAAAGCGTGTACCTGCACAGAAATGGAGCTCCTTCAAGACTGGGTGGTCTTCAGTTTACCGAATTTCATTCAGAGCTTGCCAATGGCCATGTCGACTTGGTGTTTGTCCTGTTTCTTTATAAGCGCATCGACGAATCATTGGTTGAGAGCTTT GTTTCCGTATGTTCAGTCGAGAATAGGAAAATACGAATATGAAGATAAGAAGATGTTGTATATAGCAGCTTCAGATTTTTACCACAag TTGTCTAAGGAGTCACAAAAAAAGGCGTTTGTCGAGACTTTCGAAACAGCTGCTAAGGAACCTGGGACCCCGTTCAGTGATATTCTAGCatctttttaa